Proteins co-encoded in one Methanosarcinales archaeon Met12 genomic window:
- a CDS encoding glucose-6-phosphate isomerase family protein has protein sequence MTKPDIRTLDDMRDVIYDKEWLKRAGNPEVYYMYRGLSLSIRDGQIIKENNLRYDITVIPPRMLGNEYVKTVGHYHPRASGANISYAEAYEILSGEGHYLLQKCQNGYVADVIVIRAQKGDKVIIPPDYGHITINPSNKELKMCNWVACDFAPIYAPIKERGGAAYFELTAGFVKNENYDNVSEIRFLKPANFPDIGLDKNKEIYGLIRKDPKLLEFLTRPQDYGWLFDRVLANE, from the coding sequence ATGACAAAACCCGACATAAGAACGTTAGATGACATGAGGGACGTCATTTACGATAAAGAGTGGTTAAAAAGGGCGGGAAATCCAGAAGTATACTATATGTATAGGGGCTTATCTCTGAGCATTAGAGATGGGCAGATTATAAAAGAAAATAACCTCAGGTATGACATCACGGTCATTCCGCCACGTATGTTGGGCAACGAATATGTAAAGACGGTCGGGCACTATCATCCCAGGGCGTCGGGGGCGAACATATCATATGCGGAGGCATATGAGATATTAAGCGGAGAGGGGCACTATTTGCTTCAAAAATGCCAGAATGGGTATGTCGCAGATGTTATAGTGATCAGAGCGCAGAAAGGAGATAAAGTGATAATCCCTCCGGATTACGGTCATATAACTATAAATCCCTCCAATAAAGAGCTTAAAATGTGCAACTGGGTCGCCTGTGACTTTGCGCCGATATATGCTCCAATAAAAGAGAGGGGTGGTGCCGCATATTTTGAGCTGACTGCAGGATTCGTCAAGAACGAAAATTATGATAATGTGTCCGAAATTCGATTTTTAAAGCCCGCAAACTTTCCAGATATTGGGCTTGACAAGAATAAAGAGATATATGGGCTCATCAGGAAAGACCCGAAGCTACTGGAGTTTTTGACCAGGCCACAGGATTATGGGTGGCTGTTTGATAGGGTTCTGGCTAACGAATGA
- a CDS encoding type II/IV secretion system ATPase subunit gives MELLDNLRKRVGILDDIMGKTPKEVMVEKYDPEKYGPIAIFEGKEGYKEAERYWVDEPYAFVTILYDDKKNEYLYYVVEPALTPFEKELLEELHARLQDVLIVEDVDKTVDKEKVLSDKIKELMMNYMEDVDLKTFIKILYFIRRNYLKVGRIHPLMNDAFIEDISCNGPGAPVFLYHKNYENIETNIIFDEDELYSFVVRLAQQCGKHISIADPMIDATMIDGSRIQMTLGKEVSTKGSTFTIRKFQEIPITPIDLISWNTFSSEMMAYFWLCIENNKSLIFAGGTASGKTSSLNAVCLFIPPKSKIVTLEDTRELKLPHPNWIAQVTRESFTGGEISKIDMYELLRAALRQRPEYLLVGEVRGKEALVLFQAMSTGHTTFSTMHADSVPSVIYRLENEPINVPRTMLQVLDIASIQIQVYIGEKRVRRADRIAEITDIDPTTKKIQTTDIFVWNPIADNFEKTGESLVLAEIQQRKGWNKKELCRELENRQTVLEYVLEKGIKDHRGIIKIIQAYYIDSKKLMKKIADKTL, from the coding sequence ATGGAACTTTTAGATAACTTGAGAAAACGGGTCGGAATTTTAGATGACATAATGGGCAAAACCCCCAAGGAGGTTATGGTCGAAAAGTACGACCCTGAAAAATATGGCCCAATCGCCATCTTTGAAGGGAAGGAGGGCTATAAAGAAGCCGAAAGGTACTGGGTGGACGAACCCTATGCATTTGTCACAATTCTATATGATGATAAAAAGAATGAATATCTGTACTATGTCGTTGAGCCTGCACTTACTCCTTTTGAGAAAGAGCTACTGGAAGAACTGCATGCACGACTGCAGGATGTATTGATAGTCGAAGATGTCGATAAAACAGTAGACAAAGAAAAAGTGCTGAGCGACAAAATAAAAGAACTCATGATGAATTATATGGAAGATGTGGACTTAAAAACCTTCATTAAAATTTTGTATTTCATACGAAGGAATTACCTGAAAGTTGGAAGGATACATCCGCTGATGAATGACGCTTTTATCGAAGACATATCGTGTAACGGGCCAGGTGCCCCAGTATTCCTGTATCATAAGAACTATGAAAACATAGAGACGAATATAATCTTCGATGAAGATGAGCTGTACTCATTCGTGGTCAGGCTTGCACAACAATGTGGGAAACATATATCCATCGCAGACCCGATGATCGATGCGACAATGATCGACGGGTCCCGTATCCAGATGACGCTTGGAAAAGAAGTATCTACAAAAGGCAGCACGTTCACGATTAGAAAGTTTCAGGAGATTCCTATCACGCCTATCGACCTCATAAGCTGGAATACTTTCTCGTCAGAGATGATGGCGTATTTCTGGCTATGTATAGAGAACAATAAAAGCCTGATATTTGCAGGAGGCACTGCTTCTGGAAAGACATCGTCATTGAATGCGGTCTGCCTGTTCATCCCGCCGAAGTCAAAAATCGTCACATTGGAAGATACCAGGGAATTAAAGTTGCCCCACCCAAACTGGATTGCTCAAGTAACAAGAGAATCGTTCACTGGTGGAGAGATCAGCAAAATCGACATGTACGAACTGTTGAGGGCTGCACTGCGGCAGCGACCAGAATACCTCCTCGTGGGAGAGGTCAGGGGCAAGGAGGCGCTTGTATTATTCCAGGCCATGTCCACAGGACATACTACGTTCTCGACTATGCATGCAGACTCGGTGCCGTCTGTGATTTATCGGCTGGAGAACGAACCCATCAACGTCCCAAGGACGATGTTGCAGGTACTGGATATTGCGTCCATCCAGATTCAGGTATACATCGGCGAGAAACGTGTTCGACGTGCAGACAGAATCGCAGAGATAACGGATATCGACCCTACCACGAAAAAGATACAAACAACAGATATTTTTGTGTGGAACCCCATTGCTGATAATTTTGAAAAAACTGGTGAATCACTTGTTTTAGCAGAAATTCAACAACGGAAAGGGTGGAACAAAAAAGAGTTGTGTAGGGAATTGGAAAATAGGCAAACCGTCCTCGAATATGTGCTCGAAAAAGGAATAAAAGACCACAGAGGAATTATAAAAATTATACAGGCGTACTATATCGACTCCAAAAAACTGATGAAGAAGATAGCGGATAAAACCCTTTGA
- a CDS encoding RAD55 family ATPase — MKIEQEKRVTKMNSKKSTGIQALDRRLDGGLPNGSVVLFRSSPKSMSEIFLYYFAAAQKAYYFATDRAPKYVKQNINGFGLNSDNISFIDIYDQYRKNVDSKRDETILAYFSDELEKLRQDEDFVCIIDTYSFFLELDVDHGRIRELLDQIYEMSKETNSVSYLYVLKGAYEEKIIEAHSNTCDVIFDIESERVGECIYNRLLIPKIRGIFPVPTQFIKYQIIDGIQIDTSMYIA, encoded by the coding sequence ATGAAGATAGAACAGGAAAAGCGTGTGACAAAGATGAACTCGAAAAAGAGCACCGGCATCCAAGCGCTGGACAGGCGCCTGGACGGAGGCCTGCCTAACGGATCGGTGGTTCTTTTCAGGTCAAGCCCAAAATCAATGTCAGAAATTTTTCTGTATTATTTTGCTGCTGCACAAAAGGCATACTACTTTGCTACGGATAGGGCCCCCAAATATGTAAAACAAAATATTAATGGCTTCGGTTTGAATAGTGACAACATAAGTTTCATTGACATATATGACCAGTATCGCAAGAATGTCGATTCCAAAAGAGATGAAACGATTCTTGCATATTTTTCCGATGAACTTGAGAAATTGAGACAGGATGAGGATTTCGTCTGCATTATCGACACATATTCTTTCTTCCTCGAACTGGATGTCGACCATGGCAGGATAAGAGAACTGCTTGACCAGATATATGAAATGTCCAAAGAGACCAACAGCGTCTCCTATTTATATGTCTTAAAAGGCGCTTATGAGGAAAAAATCATAGAGGCACATAGCAATACGTGTGATGTGATCTTTGATATCGAATCCGAAAGGGTCGGCGAATGTATATACAATAGACTTCTCATACCCAAAATACGGGGCATATTCCCGGTACCAACCCAATTTATCAAGTATCAGATAATAGATGGCATACAGATTGATACCTCGATGTACATTGCATAG
- a CDS encoding type II toxin-antitoxin system VapC family toxin, translated as MYIDSNIFIFAAIDKEKLGRNCREIIRLINKQRITCASSFLVIDEVMWILKKNVGKDNAIKITKAILTLPIKWIELDKSVIIRMVEIYEKTTLEPRDAIHFSSMKETGLSTIVSEDKDFDNVEGLEKISASKCIEKYH; from the coding sequence TTGTATATTGATTCCAATATTTTCATTTTTGCTGCGATAGACAAAGAGAAATTGGGACGAAATTGTAGGGAGATTATAAGACTCATAAACAAACAAAGGATTACCTGTGCATCGTCATTTCTCGTAATAGATGAAGTGATGTGGATTTTGAAAAAGAACGTTGGAAAAGATAACGCTATCAAGATTACAAAAGCTATACTTACATTGCCCATAAAATGGATTGAGCTTGATAAATCAGTTATTATTAGAATGGTAGAAATCTATGAAAAAACAACACTTGAACCAAGGGATGCTATCCATTTTTCTTCGATGAAAGAGACAGGCTTATCTACTATAGTAAGTGAAGATAAAGATTTTGATAACGTAGAAGGATTAGAGAAGATAAGTGCATCAAAATGTATTGAGAAATACCATTAA
- a CDS encoding type II secretion system F family protein, with protein sequence MDAISKLAFRIFGSRLEMEKYYSLERSLRQARIPVSWDVYVAKARLYSLILGFLGAVIGLTLVIIVIHLVGLPPAILPPAIIVGLPPALWWMLEYRAVFLALFLMVTLATIVGGATYMIMRLMPQFVAGERKIKIDRELPYAVTFMYALSRGGMNILDIFRSLSESTIYGEAAKEAGTIVRNMDFFGQDLRTAIQNAADTSPSENFQDLVVNLLSVIESGGNITAYLSDKSEDYLEKALRDQRGFIEMMGLIAESYVTVFVAGPLFVVIIFFVMAAMGPGDLMMLYILIYAALPFGSCMFIVIIDMLNPRGAISAIPFDVEEVDEYKVQMAEGTKEERLLKSIESGRKSVEFKKFLSNPFKGILENPFYTLYLSVPIGIILLLAVAFTYREQLTTLDTAVSILDDYFIFTLLLVIFPLAAFFEASSRRQKKLVSEMPTFLKKLASANETGMSLPQSIKLISKSNIGSLTTEVKKIWNDLQWGTTVENAFKRLGNRIMSGPVSRVITLLVKANQVSGNTKVVLDIAAKDAVAYQRLEEEQLGQMIIYVVIIYMAFFVFLFVIVTMSVAFLPVMAGVGAADAGAPSLMGAFDVDMFMRIFFHAVIVQGFFSGLIAGQMGEGSVLSGLKHSIVMMCIAYLVFLFI encoded by the coding sequence ATGGATGCGATCAGCAAATTAGCATTTCGTATATTTGGTTCAAGGCTGGAGATGGAAAAGTACTACTCCTTGGAGCGAAGTTTGAGGCAGGCACGCATCCCTGTTTCATGGGACGTATATGTTGCGAAAGCGAGGTTATATTCGCTGATCCTGGGTTTCCTTGGGGCCGTCATCGGTCTGACGCTTGTCATCATCGTTATACATCTGGTTGGTTTGCCCCCCGCCATCCTACCCCCTGCCATCATAGTCGGATTACCACCTGCACTCTGGTGGATGCTGGAGTATAGAGCGGTCTTTTTAGCCCTCTTTCTAATGGTTACATTAGCCACCATAGTAGGAGGCGCGACATATATGATTATGAGGCTGATGCCACAGTTTGTTGCCGGCGAGAGAAAGATCAAAATTGACCGAGAACTTCCGTATGCCGTCACGTTTATGTATGCACTCAGTCGAGGCGGAATGAATATCCTCGATATATTCAGGTCGTTGAGCGAGTCCACGATATATGGAGAGGCGGCGAAAGAAGCGGGCACAATCGTCAGGAACATGGACTTTTTCGGACAGGATTTAAGAACTGCGATTCAAAATGCAGCCGACACATCTCCCTCTGAAAATTTCCAGGACCTGGTCGTGAATCTGCTGTCGGTAATAGAGAGCGGTGGCAACATAACCGCGTATCTATCTGACAAGTCAGAAGATTACTTAGAAAAGGCACTCAGAGATCAACGTGGATTCATAGAGATGATGGGATTGATTGCAGAATCATACGTCACCGTCTTCGTAGCAGGTCCCCTGTTTGTCGTGATAATATTCTTTGTTATGGCCGCGATGGGGCCTGGGGATTTGATGATGTTGTATATACTGATTTATGCAGCTCTGCCGTTCGGTTCGTGTATGTTCATCGTCATCATCGATATGCTTAATCCCAGGGGTGCGATAAGTGCTATACCGTTTGATGTAGAAGAAGTAGATGAGTACAAGGTCCAAATGGCGGAAGGGACTAAAGAAGAGAGATTATTAAAGAGCATTGAAAGTGGCAGGAAATCGGTAGAATTCAAAAAATTTTTGAGTAACCCATTTAAGGGCATATTAGAAAATCCTTTTTATACTCTCTATTTAAGCGTGCCGATTGGAATAATCCTCCTCCTCGCCGTGGCATTCACTTACCGGGAACAGTTAACGACCCTCGACACAGCGGTCAGCATACTGGACGACTATTTTATATTCACCTTGCTCCTGGTGATTTTCCCGCTGGCTGCTTTCTTTGAGGCATCATCACGGAGACAGAAAAAGTTGGTAAGCGAAATGCCAACCTTTTTGAAAAAACTAGCGAGCGCAAACGAAACCGGAATGTCCTTGCCTCAATCTATCAAATTGATATCAAAATCGAACATCGGCAGTTTAACCACTGAGGTGAAAAAGATATGGAATGACCTACAATGGGGCACGACAGTTGAGAATGCATTTAAGCGGCTCGGGAACAGAATTATGTCAGGTCCTGTGTCGCGGGTTATAACGCTATTGGTCAAGGCAAATCAAGTAAGTGGAAACACAAAGGTCGTGCTGGATATAGCAGCAAAAGATGCCGTAGCATATCAAAGACTGGAAGAAGAGCAACTCGGCCAGATGATCATATATGTGGTCATCATATATATGGCATTTTTCGTTTTTCTATTCGTCATCGTAACCATGTCTGTAGCGTTTTTGCCCGTGATGGCTGGCGTCGGGGCTGCTGATGCCGGCGCCCCATCCCTTATGGGAGCTTTTGATGTTGACATGTTTATGCGCATATTTTTTCATGCTGTTATAGTGCAGGGTTTTTTTTCCGGATTGATAGCCGGACAGATGGGTGAAGGCAGTGTATTATCAGGTCTAAAACATTCAATCGTAATGATGTGTATTGCGTATTTGGTGTTCTTATTCATCTAG